From the genome of Vulpes lagopus strain Blue_001 chromosome 2, ASM1834538v1, whole genome shotgun sequence, one region includes:
- the TMEM160 gene encoding transmembrane protein 160 encodes MGGGWWWARAARLARLRFRGALLPPPRPRSGGARGSFAPGHGPRAGASPPPVSELDRADAWLLRKAHETAFLSWFRNGLLASGIGVISFMQSDMGREAAYGFFLLGGLCVVWGGSSYVVGLAALRGPMQLSLGGAAASVGAVLAVGLLWACAVGLYMGQLELDVELVPEDDGTAAAEGPDEAGRPPPE; translated from the exons ATGGGAGGCGGCTGGTGGTGGGCTCGGGCTGCCCGACTGGCCCGGCTCCGCTTCCGGGGGGCGCTGCTGCCGCCTCCGCGGCCCCGGAGCGGGGGCGCTCGGGGGTCCTTCGCCCCCGGCCACGGCCCCCGCGCTGGGGCTTCGCCGCCCCCCGTGTCCGAGCTGGACCGTGCGGACGCCTGGCTCCTCCGGAAGGCGCACGAGACAG CTTTCCTCTCCTGGTTCCGCAATGGCCTCCTGGCGTCAGGCATCGGGGTCATCTCCTTCATGCAGAGTGACATGGGTCGGGAAGCTGCCTACG GCTTCTTCCTGCTGGGTGGCCTGTGCGTGGTGTGGGGCGGCTCCTCCTACGTGGTGGGCCTGGCGGCGCTGCGAGGACCCATGCAGCTGTCATTGGGGGGCGCGGCAGCCAGCGTGGGGGCCGTGCTGGCTGTAGGCCTGCTGTGGGCTTGTGCTGTCGGCCTTTACATGGGCCAActggagctggatgtggaactGGTGCCCGAGGACGATGGGACAGCCGCTGCTGAAGGCCCTGATGAAGCAGGCCGGCCACCGCCAGAGTGA